One region of Atribacterota bacterium genomic DNA includes:
- the gspE gene encoding type II secretion system ATPase GspE produces MNGQKLGEILIQQGKITPDKLKEALEIQERTGERLGEVLQKMYAIQEREVYEALAKQLGTLYIELDKYVIDPKVVTRLPEKFCRQHQVVPVAEENGAIILAMVNPVDIMTIDRVRLMTKKEVKPAIAPPQEIERILNAYYGVVESVDDLFKEAEVKEGLFIPSEEEEIKIDQLKALGEEAPIVRVVNMVILQAIRSGASDIHIEPQEEQVRIRFRIDGILRDVTSTSIKVHPALVSRIKILSRMNIAERRLPQDGRFQVTMDGRNIDFRVASLPTIFGEKIVMRILDKSAILLDLDHLGFDPEDLTKIYRLIQHPYGMILLTGPTGSGKTTTLYSALNYINKPDLNIITIEDPVEYRLAGINQVQVKPKIGLTFANTLRAIMRQDPDVIMVGEIRDRETAEIAIHAALTGHLVFSTLHTNTAAGAVVRLQEMGVASYLIASSVIGVIAQRLVRRICQACKVGFEVKGSVAEELTGGKEERLVLYRGKGCNLCNNTGYKGRTAVTEIFIIDDDFRQLILRNAIEKDLMELARNKGMKTLRENAVQKVLQGVTTLEEMYRVTTDI; encoded by the coding sequence ATTAACGGTCAAAAATTAGGGGAGATTTTGATCCAGCAAGGGAAAATCACCCCAGATAAACTCAAGGAAGCTCTGGAGATTCAGGAACGGACCGGCGAAAGATTGGGAGAAGTCCTTCAGAAGATGTACGCTATACAAGAGAGGGAAGTCTACGAGGCCCTGGCAAAACAACTGGGAACACTCTATATCGAACTTGATAAGTACGTCATTGACCCTAAGGTGGTCACCAGGCTTCCGGAAAAATTCTGCCGTCAGCATCAGGTGGTTCCTGTAGCTGAGGAAAATGGGGCGATTATTCTCGCTATGGTGAACCCCGTGGACATCATGACCATCGACCGGGTTCGCCTCATGACCAAAAAAGAAGTAAAACCGGCTATCGCTCCTCCCCAGGAAATTGAACGGATTCTCAATGCCTACTATGGGGTAGTTGAATCGGTAGACGACCTCTTTAAGGAAGCAGAAGTCAAGGAGGGACTCTTTATCCCTTCTGAGGAGGAAGAAATCAAAATCGACCAGCTTAAAGCCCTGGGTGAAGAAGCCCCTATCGTGCGGGTAGTTAACATGGTTATTCTCCAAGCCATCCGTTCTGGTGCCAGCGACATTCACATCGAACCCCAGGAAGAGCAGGTCCGGATTCGATTTCGCATTGACGGCATCCTCCGAGATGTGACTTCTACTTCTATTAAGGTCCATCCGGCTCTGGTATCCCGAATCAAAATCCTATCCCGGATGAACATCGCCGAAAGGCGTCTTCCTCAAGATGGACGTTTTCAGGTGACCATGGATGGTCGCAACATCGACTTCCGGGTTGCGTCACTTCCCACTATCTTTGGTGAAAAAATTGTTATGCGTATCCTTGATAAATCAGCTATTCTTCTTGATCTTGATCACTTGGGTTTTGATCCGGAAGACCTCACCAAAATCTACCGTCTTATTCAGCACCCCTATGGGATGATCCTCCTCACCGGTCCTACAGGAAGCGGAAAAACCACCACCCTCTATTCAGCTCTCAACTACATCAATAAACCCGACCTTAATATCATAACCATTGAAGACCCGGTGGAGTACAGGCTTGCAGGCATTAACCAGGTCCAGGTTAAACCCAAGATTGGACTCACCTTTGCCAATACGTTGAGAGCCATTATGCGCCAAGATCCCGATGTCATCATGGTGGGGGAAATTCGAGACCGTGAAACGGCTGAAATTGCCATTCACGCTGCTCTCACCGGACATCTTGTTTTTTCCACCCTGCACACGAACACTGCTGCTGGAGCTGTGGTACGCCTGCAGGAAATGGGAGTGGCTTCATACCTCATTGCTTCTTCGGTGATCGGGGTTATTGCCCAGCGCCTGGTGCGACGAATATGTCAGGCCTGCAAGGTGGGGTTTGAAGTCAAAGGAAGTGTTGCTGAAGAACTTACCGGAGGAAAGGAAGAACGTTTGGTCCTTTACCGTGGCAAAGGCTGTAATCTCTGCAATAACACCGGTTACAAAGGTCGGACGGCGGTCACCGAAATTTTTATTATCGATGACGACTTTCGGCAGTTAATCCTCCGTAATGCTATTGAGAAAGACCTCATGGAACTTGCCCGGAATAAAGGAATGAAAACCTTGCGAGAAAACGCGGTACAAAAGGTCCTTCAGGGTGTGACTACCCTGGAAGAAATGTATCGAGTTACCACAGATATCTAA
- a CDS encoding type IV pilus twitching motility protein PilT has protein sequence MEFNIQELLQKVFEKKASDLHLTVGVPPVFRIHGQLSFAKEYQPLRPKDTENLTQVLLGEERWQKFLKEKEADFSLGIPNIGRFRVNTYFQRGSIGIAIRALSYVIPSMEELHLPKEILQKMALLPRGLILVTGPTGSGKSTTLASMIDYVNENRSCHIITIEDPIEYLHTHKKSIINQREVGADTPSFESALVHALREDPDVILVGEMRNLETIAIALTAAETGHLVMATLHTNNAPQTIDRIVDVFPPHQQTQIRIQLAGAIQGIVAQQLLPLAAGQGRIPAIEVMIANNAIRNLIREGKTYQIYSVMQTSLAEGMITMDRALFELYKRGLISWDEAYNRAIDPKEFATWRNRF, from the coding sequence ATGGAGTTCAATATTCAAGAATTACTCCAGAAAGTATTTGAGAAAAAGGCTTCTGACCTTCACCTCACAGTTGGAGTTCCACCCGTTTTTCGGATTCATGGTCAGCTCTCCTTCGCTAAGGAGTATCAACCCCTTCGACCAAAAGATACGGAAAACCTTACTCAAGTGCTTCTTGGGGAAGAACGCTGGCAGAAATTCCTTAAAGAAAAAGAGGCCGACTTTTCGCTGGGGATTCCGAACATTGGTCGGTTTCGAGTGAATACCTATTTTCAGCGGGGTTCAATCGGCATTGCCATCCGGGCGTTGAGCTATGTTATTCCTTCCATGGAGGAACTCCATCTTCCCAAGGAAATCCTTCAAAAAATGGCTCTCCTGCCCCGGGGGTTAATCCTTGTTACCGGTCCAACCGGGAGCGGGAAATCAACTACTCTTGCTTCCATGATTGATTATGTCAATGAAAACCGTTCCTGCCATATCATTACCATTGAAGACCCCATCGAGTATCTCCACACTCATAAGAAGAGTATCATCAACCAGCGGGAGGTGGGAGCCGATACCCCCTCCTTTGAAAGCGCCCTGGTACATGCTCTGCGGGAGGATCCCGATGTGATTCTGGTTGGTGAGATGCGTAACCTCGAAACCATTGCCATTGCTCTTACTGCCGCTGAAACCGGGCACCTAGTCATGGCTACCCTTCATACCAATAACGCTCCACAAACCATCGACCGTATCGTGGATGTATTCCCACCTCATCAACAAACTCAGATCCGGATTCAGCTCGCCGGCGCCATTCAGGGAATTGTTGCACAGCAGCTACTGCCCTTGGCCGCTGGCCAAGGGCGCATTCCAGCCATTGAAGTCATGATTGCCAACAATGCCATCCGTAATCTCATCCGGGAAGGCAAAACGTACCAGATTTACAGTGTCATGCAGACTTCTCTCGCTGAAGGGATGATCACTATGGACCGGGCCCTTTTTGAACTCTATAAGCGGGGTCTTATCAGCTGGGATGAAGCCTATAACCGGGCTATCGATCCCAAAGAGTTTGCCACCTGGAGGAATCGATTCTGA
- a CDS encoding type II secretion system F family protein, translating into MPVYAYKARDRQGKPSEGTIEAQNIKEAASHLRERGFFVTALSEESLPLPLSRKETTLFSSLRMGRVRLQDLANFARGIATMLEAGVPLLSALRSIAKQLSNLNFVVTIEEIANKIERGYSLSQALADYPKTF; encoded by the coding sequence ATGCCGGTTTATGCCTATAAAGCCCGCGATCGTCAGGGTAAACCCAGTGAGGGAACCATTGAAGCCCAGAATATCAAAGAGGCTGCAAGCCACCTCAGAGAAAGGGGATTCTTCGTTACCGCCCTTTCTGAGGAAAGCTTGCCTCTTCCTCTTTCCCGTAAAGAAACCACCCTTTTCTCCAGCCTCAGGATGGGGCGGGTCAGGCTCCAGGACCTTGCGAACTTTGCCCGAGGCATTGCCACCATGCTTGAAGCTGGTGTTCCCCTCCTTTCAGCCCTGCGGAGTATTGCCAAACAACTCAGCAACCTCAACTTTGTTGTTACCATCGAAGAAATCGCCAACAAAATTGAACGGGGGTACTCTCTGTCCCAAGCCCTTGCCGATTATCCCAAAACCTTC